A genomic segment from Heptranchias perlo isolate sHepPer1 chromosome 18, sHepPer1.hap1, whole genome shotgun sequence encodes:
- the LOC137334702 gene encoding dnaJ homolog subfamily B member 9-like — protein sequence MATAQSVFAFAVCILMISEFILAKKDYYDILGVPKNASDRQIKKAFHKLAMKYHPDKNKSPDAEAKFREIAEAYETLSDEKKRKDYDHMGHQFFNAGSGGHRPHSFNFNFDDFLKDFDFDFGHRPPHKKHFGSHFRAHQEAQNAHRFSFGDRQFPFGGGLFDDVFEDMEKMFSFNSFGSTHKHTVRTEKFQSSGKQHCKTVTQRRGNMVTTYTDCSVP from the exons ATGGCAACAGCACAGTCTGTCTTTGCTTTTGCTGTCTGTATTCTAATGATATCTGAATTTATATTGGCAAAGAAGGATTATTATGACATTTTGGGTGTGCCAAAAAATGCATCTGACCGTCAAATCAAGAAGGCATTTCACAAGCTTGCAATGAAATACCATCCGGATAAAAATAAAAGTCCAGATGCCGAGGCAAAGTTTAGGGAAATTGCAGAAG catATGAAACCCTTTCAGATGAGAAGAAAAGGAAAGACTACGATCACATGGGTCATCAGTTTTTCAATGCAGGCAGTGGTGGCCATCGTCCCCATTCTTTCAATTTCAACTTTGATGACTTCCTTAAAGATTTTGACTTTGATTTTGGCCACAGACCACCTCACAAGAAACATTTTGGTAGTCACTTCAGGGCACACCAGGAGGCACAAAATGCACACAGGTTTTCCTTTGGAGATAGACAGTTCCCTTTTGGAGGTGGGTTGTTTGATGACGTATTTGAAGACATGGAAAAGATGTTCTCGTTCAACAGTTTTGGCAGCACGCACAAACACACGGTGAGAACTGAGAAGTTCCAAAGCTCTGGGAAGCAGCACTGCAAGACTGTCACACAACGCAGAGGAAACATGGTCACCACATATACGGACTGTTCAGTGCCGTAA